From Syntrophaceae bacterium, one genomic window encodes:
- a CDS encoding DUF2889 domain-containing protein codes for MTVAFMRNKMVEVEPLPTGNLAVYWRLSDDLIDVDMTLTFQLPDLEIVDAAAHVRRSPHREGVKAGEVIRKMIGVRVGGGLRKIVRGLMGGDGGNIDLTEGVLECCNAVILNFTLPGIQEFEKYTYTTEEERLAPVRAMLQANPRLYRSCVAFAEDSPIVRGLDLKGGVS; via the coding sequence ATGACCGTAGCATTCATGCGAAACAAGATGGTGGAGGTGGAGCCTCTGCCGACGGGAAACCTGGCCGTCTACTGGCGGCTCTCGGACGACCTGATCGATGTGGACATGACCCTCACGTTTCAGCTGCCGGACCTCGAGATCGTCGATGCCGCCGCGCACGTTCGCCGCTCGCCTCACCGGGAGGGCGTCAAGGCAGGGGAAGTCATTCGCAAGATGATCGGGGTGCGGGTCGGCGGAGGCCTGCGCAAGATCGTCAGGGGACTGATGGGCGGGGACGGCGGCAACATCGACCTCACCGAGGGGGTGCTGGAATGCTGCAACGCCGTTATCCTCAACTTCACCCTGCCGGGAATACAGGAATTCGAAAAATACACGTACACTACGGAGGAGGAACGCCTTGCCCCCGTCCGCGCCATGCTGCAGGCCAATCCCCGCCTGTACCGGAGCTGCGTTGCCTTTGCCGAGGACAGCCCGATCGTCCGGGGGCTCGATCTGAAAGGAGGTGTCTCATGA
- a CDS encoding DUF2889 domain-containing protein produces MITFSRSQLVGMEFLDEDTVRVHGTQEDHIYAMEIEMDVRIADGVILAVKGWMKRYTTPVCPQAVERLQSAVGMSLRTEGWMQAVMRDIGRNGCEHFAEIITECGRCLDPARLSRALAAKLKTDPGADLGASAAAWLADHPEAPGTPLAL; encoded by the coding sequence ATGATCACCTTCAGCCGGAGCCAGCTCGTCGGAATGGAATTCCTGGACGAGGATACGGTCCGCGTTCACGGCACCCAGGAAGATCATATCTATGCCATGGAGATTGAAATGGACGTCCGCATCGCCGACGGCGTGATCCTGGCCGTCAAGGGCTGGATGAAGCGCTACACGACGCCCGTCTGCCCCCAGGCCGTGGAGAGGCTCCAATCCGCCGTAGGGATGTCGCTGCGCACCGAGGGTTGGATGCAGGCCGTCATGCGGGACATCGGGCGTAACGGCTGCGAGCACTTCGCCGAGATCATCACGGAGTGCGGGCGGTGCCTCGATCCGGCGCGGCTGTCGAGAGCCCTGGCGGCAAAGCTGAAGACCGATCCCGGGGCCGACCTTGGAGCCTCGGCGGCCGCCTGGCTGGCCGACCACCCGGAAGCGCCGGGGACTCCGCTGGCCCTGTGA
- a CDS encoding PHP domain-containing protein: MIVDLHVHTKPLSPCSHIDPLEMVAEAKRRGLDGICLTEHHALWGRGELDELARQSGIAIFSGNEITTDQGDILVFRYPVHVPDIIPIAELRREVLAAGGFMIAAHPFRGFKVFGFGQLRMTPEQAAKRRLFQLVDAMEVCNGKLSEEENRMALEVSKILGLAGTGGSDAHQIDEIGKWVTVFEREIRNEQELTDEIRAGRYTIGAAPAAS; the protein is encoded by the coding sequence ATGATCGTCGATCTGCATGTCCACACGAAGCCCTTGTCTCCCTGCAGTCATATCGATCCCCTGGAAATGGTGGCCGAGGCGAAACGCCGGGGACTGGACGGCATCTGCCTGACGGAGCACCACGCCCTCTGGGGACGCGGTGAGCTGGACGAGTTGGCACGGCAATCGGGGATCGCGATCTTCTCCGGAAACGAAATCACCACCGACCAGGGAGACATCCTGGTCTTCCGGTACCCGGTCCATGTCCCCGATATCATCCCCATCGCGGAGCTGCGCCGGGAGGTCCTGGCGGCAGGCGGCTTCATGATTGCCGCCCATCCGTTTCGGGGCTTCAAGGTGTTCGGCTTCGGCCAGCTTCGAATGACGCCCGAACAGGCCGCGAAGCGGAGGCTTTTCCAGCTTGTGGATGCGATGGAGGTCTGCAACGGAAAACTCAGCGAGGAAGAAAACAGGATGGCCCTGGAGGTCTCGAAGATCCTGGGGCTTGCAGGCACCGGCGGCAGTGATGCCCACCAGATCGATGAGATCGGGAAGTGGGTGACCGTCTTCGAGCGGGAGATCCGGAACGAACAGGAACTTACGGACGAGATCCGGGCCGGGCGTTACACGATCGGTGCCGCACCCGCAGCATCCTGA
- the rfbH gene encoding lipopolysaccharide biosynthesis protein RfbH gives MRDVTQNEIREEIESLVAELYAAGQAGKRFIPGKTPVHYAGRVFDEREVQAAVAASLEFWLTEGPHTARFQKDLAAKLGVTGTILVNSGSSANLLALTSLTSSLLGDRRLLPGDEVITPAAGFPTTVNPILQNGLVPVFIDSAPPTYNPRPEDIAAAVGPRTRAIFLAHTLGNPSDADAILDIVREYDLFLIEDCCDALGSTYKGRQAGTFGILSTFSFYAAHHITLGEGGAVASSDPLLLRILRSLKDWGRDCHCGPGQNNACGRRFTGRHGDLPEGYDHKYVYSHVGYNLKATDIQAAIGVEQLKKLDRFCAARRENFRAWTECFRPLEDRFILPEATPGSDPAWFAFPLTIREGAGFNRRQVTDFLNAKLVETRNLFGGNLLRQPAYLDVPHRVAGELSGADRIMNDTFFIGTYPGIGKPQIDYTMDVLRQFLKKGE, from the coding sequence ATGCGCGATGTGACACAAAACGAGATTCGCGAGGAGATCGAGTCGCTGGTGGCGGAACTCTACGCCGCCGGACAGGCCGGAAAGCGGTTCATCCCGGGAAAAACGCCCGTTCACTATGCCGGGCGCGTGTTCGACGAGCGCGAGGTTCAGGCGGCCGTTGCCGCCTCCCTGGAATTCTGGCTCACGGAAGGGCCCCATACGGCGCGTTTTCAGAAGGACCTGGCGGCGAAGCTGGGCGTTACGGGTACGATCCTGGTCAATTCGGGGTCATCGGCGAACCTTCTGGCCTTAACGTCCCTCACGTCGTCCCTTCTCGGGGATCGGAGGCTCCTGCCCGGCGACGAGGTGATCACGCCGGCGGCGGGATTCCCCACAACCGTCAACCCGATTCTCCAGAACGGCCTGGTGCCGGTTTTTATCGACTCTGCACCCCCGACGTACAATCCCCGCCCGGAAGACATTGCCGCCGCCGTCGGCCCCCGGACGCGGGCCATTTTCCTGGCCCACACCCTTGGAAACCCCTCCGATGCCGATGCGATTCTGGACATTGTCCGCGAGTACGATCTTTTCCTCATCGAGGACTGCTGCGACGCCCTGGGATCCACATACAAGGGCCGCCAGGCCGGCACGTTCGGGATTCTCTCCACGTTCAGCTTCTACGCGGCCCATCATATCACCCTGGGCGAGGGCGGCGCCGTGGCGTCTTCCGACCCGCTCCTGCTTCGGATTCTCAGGTCACTGAAGGACTGGGGACGCGATTGCCATTGCGGGCCCGGGCAGAATAACGCCTGTGGACGCCGTTTCACCGGCCGACACGGGGACCTGCCGGAAGGCTACGACCACAAGTACGTCTATTCCCACGTGGGCTATAACCTGAAGGCAACGGACATCCAGGCTGCCATCGGAGTAGAGCAGCTGAAGAAACTGGATCGGTTCTGTGCCGCCCGCAGGGAGAACTTCCGGGCCTGGACAGAGTGCTTCCGCCCCCTGGAAGATCGCTTCATCCTCCCGGAGGCGACACCCGGAAGCGATCCCGCCTGGTTCGCCTTTCCCCTTACGATCCGCGAAGGGGCGGGCTTCAACCGGCGGCAGGTTACGGATTTTCTGAACGCAAAGCTGGTCGAGACGCGGAATCTGTTCGGGGGAAACCTGCTCCGCCAGCCGGCTTATCTGGACGTTCCCCACCGCGTCGCCGGGGAGCTGTCCGGCGCCGACCGGATCATGAACGACACCTTCTTCATCGGCACTTATCCGGGGATCGGAAAGCCCCAGATCGACTACACCATGGATGTCCTCCGACAATTTCTGAAAAAGGGGGAATGA